The following nucleotide sequence is from Acidobacteriota bacterium.
CCGCGATAACCACCACGCCGCCAAGCACGGCGAGCGGCAGCAGCGCCGCGGAATCTCCAGGCGGCACCGGCGAATCAGCGACTTCGGCAATGAGCAGAAAATCCCCGCGGTTACGCCACCTATCCTTGAACCCCGCGTCACTCAATACGATCAGTGTGTCACCTGTTCGGATAGTGACGTCACCCAACTTCTCGTGAACTCTCTGACCTGCGCGATGGATGGCGACAACAGCGCCCTGATATGTGGAACGGAAACGTGCCTCCTTTAACGTCCTTCCGGTTATGGGAGATGTATTACCCACCACCACCTCTACGAACGCTGATCTGTTGAGATCGAACCCGGTGAACTGGTCGCTCACCGCACTCGACAAGCCGTTGATCGCGTGAAGATCAAGCACTTCATCGGCGCGTCCCACAAATCGCAGACGGTCGCCTCCTTCAAGAATCAGTTTGGGGCCGACTGGCTCTATCGAGGATCCGTCACGGTGAACTTGAACCAGAAACACGCCGGTCAGATTTCGCAAGCCGCCGGCCTCCACTGATTTCCCGTCTATGTGACCTCCGAGGTCGACCGTCATGTCGATGATGAACTCGCGCATCGCTTCTTCCGAAATATCTGCCGCCGCCTGACGCGTTGGCAGGACCGATGGCGCGAGAAGCAGCAGTACAGCGAGTCCTGCTAGGGCGAGTGGTAGACCGATTGGAGTGACCTCAAAGAAGGACAGAGGGTCTGCACCTGATTCTTCGAGCAGGCCCGACACGACGAGAGTCGTTGATGTTCCTATCAGCGTCACTATTCCGCCGAGAATCGCCGCAAAGGAGACCGGCATAAGAAGAACTGATACAGCACGTCCGCGACGCCTTGCCCATGACACGAGTTCAGGAGCGAGCAGAGCGACGATTGGCGTGTTATTTAGAAATGCCGAAGAAAGCAGCACCGGCGGCAAGAGGCGGACCAGTGCCTTGTGGTCTCCAACATCGCTCGGCAGAGTCTTGTCTACGAGGCGTCGTACGCTGCCGGTTCGCGCTGCGGCCCCTGCGAGAATGTACAGCGCAGCGATGGTCAGGGGAGCAGGATTCGAGAACCCGGCGAAGGCGTCTCTGGAGTCGATGACGTTGAGCAAGAAGAGTACGACGACAGCGCCCAGAATCGCGACTGCTGGAGGGAGGACATTGCGCGCCATCAACAACACCATCGTCGCTAACACGGCAAGGGTAATCCACGCGTCCGCCGTCACTCGCTCTGCCTTCTTCCCACTGGTTTGATCGCGTCAGCCCGATACTTCTTCAGCCTTCGCCACGAGTGCTGAAGTTCCCCTGTCGAAGAAAGACCAGTCCATCGGGCGTACAAAGTTCAATGCAGGGTACCGCGCGAGCCGCATTGCTTCTCGCGGATCCATTGGGTCGATCTGGACCGAGCGTCCGTTTACGAACGTGTCGAGACGTTCATTCAAGGGGCAGGGGGTGATAGCGATGTCGTCGCCCCACGATGGGAAGATGAATCCGCCGAGAGGGACACTCGGTTCCGCGTCCTCGAGATCAAGCCGCCACCGCTCCCGCATACCGACTACGCCTAAGCCCCGTCCCTCTTTCAGATATCGCGCTGCACCTTCGCGGAGATCGAGCGTTCTTGGTCCAGAAAATACATTGGTGCCATCGATCACCATCAGGTCGTCAGCGCCAATCGGTAAACCTGCGAGGGCGAGTCCCGCCATCAGCGTCGATTTGCCGGCCTCCCTCGCCCCTACCACGCCCCACGCCAAGCCGGCGATGTGCACGATGCCGGCATGGAGGACGGTGTACCCCGACCAATCGGCGAACACCGAGGCAATTGGCGCAAGGTAAGGGTGTGCCAGTTCGTCGGGTGTCAACCGATTTGGTAGTTCGAGGACACCGATATCACTGCCGCGTTCCATCATGGCAGCCCCACCGCCGATAAGTGGTATTTCGATACGGCCGTCCTCGTTTAGGTCCTTGTACGTTTTCCGACTGAGACTCCGCTGCTCGATCGTGATCGTCGGCCGGTCATCTTC
It contains:
- a CDS encoding SLC13 family permease, which translates into the protein MTADAWITLAVLATMVLLMARNVLPPAVAILGAVVVLFLLNVIDSRDAFAGFSNPAPLTIAALYILAGAAARTGSVRRLVDKTLPSDVGDHKALVRLLPPVLLSSAFLNNTPIVALLAPELVSWARRRGRAVSVLLMPVSFAAILGGIVTLIGTSTTLVVSGLLEESGADPLSFFEVTPIGLPLALAGLAVLLLLAPSVLPTRQAAADISEEAMREFIIDMTVDLGGHIDGKSVEAGGLRNLTGVFLVQVHRDGSSIEPVGPKLILEGGDRLRFVGRADEVLDLHAINGLSSAVSDQFTGFDLNRSAFVEVVVGNTSPITGRTLKEARFRSTYQGAVVAIHRAGQRVHEKLGDVTIRTGDTLIVLSDAGFKDRWRNRGDFLLIAEVADSPVPPGDSAALLPLAVLGGVVVIAASGVMPILKASLLGVLVVLGLKLITASQARDSINLDVVLVVAGGFGLAAAMTNSGLADRAAAAISSSLGSLGAVGVLAGLVALTVLLTEVVSNTAAAVMVYPVAISSAVALGADPRSFAIAIAIAASASFLTPVGYQTNTMVYGPGGYRYGDYARLGAPITVIMIVGIPMLTSLTGGV